In one Choloepus didactylus isolate mChoDid1 chromosome 1, mChoDid1.pri, whole genome shotgun sequence genomic region, the following are encoded:
- the FAIM gene encoding fas apoptotic inhibitory molecule 1 isoform X1, whose protein sequence is MASGDDSPIFEDDESPPSSLEKMTDLVAVWDVALSDGIHKIEFEHGTTSGKRVVYVDGKEEIRKEWMFKLVGKETFCVGAAKTKATINIDAVSGFAYEYTLEINGKSLKKYMESRSKITNTWVVHLDGEDLRVVLEKDTMDVWCNGKKLETAGEFVDDGTETHFSIGNHDCYIKAVSSGKRKEGIIHTLIVDDREILEILQ, encoded by the exons ATGGCATCTGGAGATGACAGTCCTATCTTTGAAGATGATGAAAG cCCTCCTTCTAGCCTGGAAAAAATGACAGATCTCGTAGCTGTTTGGGATGTTGCTTTAAGTGATGGAATCCACAAGATTGAATTTGAACATGGGACCACATCAGGCAAACGCGTGGTATATGTAGATGGGAAg gaAGAGATAAGAAAAGAATGGATGTTTAAATTAGTGGGCAAAGAAACCTTCTGTGTTGGAGCTGCAAAGACAAAAGCAACCATAAACATAGATGCTGTCAGTGGTTTTGCTTATGAATATACCCTTGAAATTAATGGGAAAAGTCTCAAAAAGTATATGGAGAGCAGATCAAAAATCACCAATACTTGGGTAGTACATTTGGATGGTGAGGACTTGAGAGTTGTGTTGG AAAAGGACACTATGGATGTGTGGTGCAATGGTAAAAAACTGGAGACAGCA GGTGAGTTTGTAGATGATGGAACTGAAACTCACTTCAGTATCGGGAACCATGACTGTTATATAAAGGCTGTCAGTAGTGGGAAGCGGAAAGAAGGGATCATTCATACTCTCATTGTGGATGATAGAGAAATCCTGGAGATTCTTCAGTGA
- the FAIM gene encoding fas apoptotic inhibitory molecule 1 isoform X2 yields the protein MTDLVAVWDVALSDGIHKIEFEHGTTSGKRVVYVDGKEEIRKEWMFKLVGKETFCVGAAKTKATINIDAVSGFAYEYTLEINGKSLKKYMESRSKITNTWVVHLDGEDLRVVLEKDTMDVWCNGKKLETAGEFVDDGTETHFSIGNHDCYIKAVSSGKRKEGIIHTLIVDDREILEILQ from the exons ATGACAGATCTCGTAGCTGTTTGGGATGTTGCTTTAAGTGATGGAATCCACAAGATTGAATTTGAACATGGGACCACATCAGGCAAACGCGTGGTATATGTAGATGGGAAg gaAGAGATAAGAAAAGAATGGATGTTTAAATTAGTGGGCAAAGAAACCTTCTGTGTTGGAGCTGCAAAGACAAAAGCAACCATAAACATAGATGCTGTCAGTGGTTTTGCTTATGAATATACCCTTGAAATTAATGGGAAAAGTCTCAAAAAGTATATGGAGAGCAGATCAAAAATCACCAATACTTGGGTAGTACATTTGGATGGTGAGGACTTGAGAGTTGTGTTGG AAAAGGACACTATGGATGTGTGGTGCAATGGTAAAAAACTGGAGACAGCA GGTGAGTTTGTAGATGATGGAACTGAAACTCACTTCAGTATCGGGAACCATGACTGTTATATAAAGGCTGTCAGTAGTGGGAAGCGGAAAGAAGGGATCATTCATACTCTCATTGTGGATGATAGAGAAATCCTGGAGATTCTTCAGTGA